Proteins encoded together in one Falco biarmicus isolate bFalBia1 chromosome 4, bFalBia1.pri, whole genome shotgun sequence window:
- the ROGDI gene encoding protein rogdi homolog isoform X2 translates to MASAGRGPCCFETAARYFEGGLSPVHPAHRWLGRSCQAGELCAEHIRHRPGERCVDTAGRCPVSSSTVDICQDPASTPTPTVDVNLKMPRNNQLLHFAFREDKQWKLQQIQDARNHVNQAIYLLMNRDVNYQFKTGSEVLKLMDAVMLQLSRARNRLTTPATLTLPEIASSGLTKMFTPALPPDILVNFYINLNKLCLTVYQLHVLQPSTTKNFKPAGGSILHNPGAMFEFGNQRYEVSHVHKVECVVPWLNDALVFFTVSLQLCQQLKDKISVFSSYWNYRPY, encoded by the exons ATGGCTTCTGCAGGAAGAGGTCCATGCTGTTTTGAAACAGCTGCAAGATATTTTGAAG GAGGCCTCTCACCGGTTCACCCTGCCCACCGGTGGCTCGGGAGGAGCTGTCAAGCAGGAGAACTTTGTGCTGAGCACATCAGG CACAGACCAGGTGAAAGGTGTGTTGACACTGCAGGGAGATGCCCTGTGTCAAGCT CAACTGTTGACATTTGTCAAGATCCAGCAtctacccccacccccaccgTG GATGTGAATCTGAAAATGCCCAGAAATAATCAGCTTCTGCACTTTGCATTTCGGGAAGACAAGCagtggaagctgcagcag ATCCAGGATGCTAGAAACCATGTTAACCAAGCCATTTACCTGCTTATGAACAGAGACGTAAACTACCAGTTCAAAACAGGCTCGGAGGTCCTCAAG CTTATGGATGCTGTGATGTTACAGCTCTCAAGAGCCCGAAATCGACTTACCACTCCAGCCACTCTGACTCTACCAGAGATTGCCTCCAGTGGTCTTACA AAAATGTTcacccctgctctgcctccagaCATCCTTGTGAATTTCTATATAAACCTGAATAAGCTGTGCCTGACTGTCTACCAACTCCATGtgctccagcccagcacaaCCAAG AACTTCAAGCCTGCTGGAGGGTCCATTTTACACAACCCTGGAGCCATGTT TGAGTTTGGCAACCAGCGGTATGAAGTCAGCCATGTCCATAAAGTGGAATGTGTTGTCCCATGGTTAAATGATGCCCTTGTCTTCTTCACAGTTTCACTGCAGCTTTGCCAGCAACTGAAGGACAAG ATCTCTGTTTTCTCCAGTTACTGGAACTACAGGCCATATTAA
- the ROGDI gene encoding protein rogdi homolog isoform X3: MAATMASAAERAALDEEFKWLLQEEVHAVLKQLQDILKEASHRFTLPTGGSGGAVKQENFVLSTSGTDQVKGVLTLQGDALCQADVNLKMPRNNQLLHFAFREDKQWKLQQIQDARNHVNQAIYLLMNRDVNYQFKTGSEVLKLMDAVMLQLSRARNRLTTPATLTLPEIASSGLTKMFTPALPPDILVNFYINLNKLCLTVYQLHVLQPSTTKNFKPAGGSILHNPGAMLCCFK, encoded by the exons atGGCGGCCACGATGGCGAGCGCGGCGGAGCGGGCGGCGCTG GATGAAGAATTTAAATGGCTTCTGCAGGAAGAGGTCCATGCTGTTTTGAAACAGCTGCAAGATATTTTGAAG GAGGCCTCTCACCGGTTCACCCTGCCCACCGGTGGCTCGGGAGGAGCTGTCAAGCAGGAGAACTTTGTGCTGAGCACATCAGG CACAGACCAGGTGAAAGGTGTGTTGACACTGCAGGGAGATGCCCTGTGTCAAGCT GATGTGAATCTGAAAATGCCCAGAAATAATCAGCTTCTGCACTTTGCATTTCGGGAAGACAAGCagtggaagctgcagcag ATCCAGGATGCTAGAAACCATGTTAACCAAGCCATTTACCTGCTTATGAACAGAGACGTAAACTACCAGTTCAAAACAGGCTCGGAGGTCCTCAAG CTTATGGATGCTGTGATGTTACAGCTCTCAAGAGCCCGAAATCGACTTACCACTCCAGCCACTCTGACTCTACCAGAGATTGCCTCCAGTGGTCTTACA AAAATGTTcacccctgctctgcctccagaCATCCTTGTGAATTTCTATATAAACCTGAATAAGCTGTGCCTGACTGTCTACCAACTCCATGtgctccagcccagcacaaCCAAG AACTTCAAGCCTGCTGGAGGGTCCATTTTACACAACCCTGGAGCCATGTT ATGCTGTTTTAAATGA
- the ROGDI gene encoding protein rogdi homolog isoform X4, whose translation MVWETEWNGTGSRHVLHRGFTCSHVFVPFLKDVNLKMPRNNQLLHFAFREDKQWKLQQIQDARNHVNQAIYLLMNRDVNYQFKTGSEVLKLMDAVMLQLSRARNRLTTPATLTLPEIASSGLTKMFTPALPPDILVNFYINLNKLCLTVYQLHVLQPSTTKNFKPAGGSILHNPGAMFEFGNQRYEVSHVHKVECVVPWLNDALVFFTVSLQLCQQLKDKISVFSSYWNYRPY comes from the exons ATGGTCTGGGAGACAGAATGGAATGGGACTGGCAGTCGCCATGTTCTGCATAGGGGGTTTACTTGCTCTCACGTGTTTGTTCCTTTCTTGAAGGATGTGAATCTGAAAATGCCCAGAAATAATCAGCTTCTGCACTTTGCATTTCGGGAAGACAAGCagtggaagctgcagcag ATCCAGGATGCTAGAAACCATGTTAACCAAGCCATTTACCTGCTTATGAACAGAGACGTAAACTACCAGTTCAAAACAGGCTCGGAGGTCCTCAAG CTTATGGATGCTGTGATGTTACAGCTCTCAAGAGCCCGAAATCGACTTACCACTCCAGCCACTCTGACTCTACCAGAGATTGCCTCCAGTGGTCTTACA AAAATGTTcacccctgctctgcctccagaCATCCTTGTGAATTTCTATATAAACCTGAATAAGCTGTGCCTGACTGTCTACCAACTCCATGtgctccagcccagcacaaCCAAG AACTTCAAGCCTGCTGGAGGGTCCATTTTACACAACCCTGGAGCCATGTT TGAGTTTGGCAACCAGCGGTATGAAGTCAGCCATGTCCATAAAGTGGAATGTGTTGTCCCATGGTTAAATGATGCCCTTGTCTTCTTCACAGTTTCACTGCAGCTTTGCCAGCAACTGAAGGACAAG ATCTCTGTTTTCTCCAGTTACTGGAACTACAGGCCATATTAA
- the ROGDI gene encoding protein rogdi homolog isoform X1 — MAATMASAAERAALDEEFKWLLQEEVHAVLKQLQDILKEASHRFTLPTGGSGGAVKQENFVLSTSGTDQVKGVLTLQGDALCQADVNLKMPRNNQLLHFAFREDKQWKLQQIQDARNHVNQAIYLLMNRDVNYQFKTGSEVLKLMDAVMLQLSRARNRLTTPATLTLPEIASSGLTKMFTPALPPDILVNFYINLNKLCLTVYQLHVLQPSTTKNFKPAGGSILHNPGAMFEFGNQRYEVSHVHKVECVVPWLNDALVFFTVSLQLCQQLKDKISVFSSYWNYRPY, encoded by the exons atGGCGGCCACGATGGCGAGCGCGGCGGAGCGGGCGGCGCTG GATGAAGAATTTAAATGGCTTCTGCAGGAAGAGGTCCATGCTGTTTTGAAACAGCTGCAAGATATTTTGAAG GAGGCCTCTCACCGGTTCACCCTGCCCACCGGTGGCTCGGGAGGAGCTGTCAAGCAGGAGAACTTTGTGCTGAGCACATCAGG CACAGACCAGGTGAAAGGTGTGTTGACACTGCAGGGAGATGCCCTGTGTCAAGCT GATGTGAATCTGAAAATGCCCAGAAATAATCAGCTTCTGCACTTTGCATTTCGGGAAGACAAGCagtggaagctgcagcag ATCCAGGATGCTAGAAACCATGTTAACCAAGCCATTTACCTGCTTATGAACAGAGACGTAAACTACCAGTTCAAAACAGGCTCGGAGGTCCTCAAG CTTATGGATGCTGTGATGTTACAGCTCTCAAGAGCCCGAAATCGACTTACCACTCCAGCCACTCTGACTCTACCAGAGATTGCCTCCAGTGGTCTTACA AAAATGTTcacccctgctctgcctccagaCATCCTTGTGAATTTCTATATAAACCTGAATAAGCTGTGCCTGACTGTCTACCAACTCCATGtgctccagcccagcacaaCCAAG AACTTCAAGCCTGCTGGAGGGTCCATTTTACACAACCCTGGAGCCATGTT TGAGTTTGGCAACCAGCGGTATGAAGTCAGCCATGTCCATAAAGTGGAATGTGTTGTCCCATGGTTAAATGATGCCCTTGTCTTCTTCACAGTTTCACTGCAGCTTTGCCAGCAACTGAAGGACAAG ATCTCTGTTTTCTCCAGTTACTGGAACTACAGGCCATATTAA